A single genomic interval of Aureliella helgolandensis harbors:
- a CDS encoding oligosaccharide flippase family protein — MNLRKYLGGGALLTTGGLLSALCSFVRNIFIARMLSLEDFGIAATFAMTTSLIEMSSDMALDRLLVQADDGDDPKLQATAQAFQAVRGLTGCLFMILLAQPFAALMGIPEVTWAFRTLAIVPLMRGFIHLDMYRQQREMKFAPSVGADAGPQLAMTALAIPLAAWFGDYRAVLVLTILQFALQLLISHYVAMRRYAWHWDAVVVRRILHFGWPLLTNGFLLFGIFQGDRMIVATWFSMEELGWYSAAFSLTMMPTLVLAKVLRTYFLPLLARKKNDLPEFSILFERVCIAVAGLAGCFVLGFILGGPAFLQILYGARYAPAAAVIPWFAMLQALRLCRVGPSIAAMALGETKNMMYANFVRCISIPAGVLSAYLGYSIPFVAGLAAGGELLAVLVSMYCLYRLCHVRRSFQVTTITVFFFLVALALLGRTTFYGALNDWGELTVAALLALGGGLTIVALSPGAKELVSLVLHPRTVANQNVSTFAAPAGAVKRVEGEAKVV; from the coding sequence ATGAACCTCCGCAAATATCTGGGTGGTGGTGCTTTGCTAACCACCGGCGGGCTATTGTCAGCGCTTTGTTCGTTTGTGCGCAATATCTTCATTGCCCGCATGCTCTCGTTAGAGGATTTCGGGATCGCGGCTACGTTTGCGATGACGACGTCGCTGATTGAAATGTCGAGTGACATGGCACTGGACCGGTTGTTGGTGCAAGCCGATGATGGCGATGACCCCAAGCTGCAGGCCACTGCGCAGGCCTTCCAGGCGGTGCGAGGCCTCACTGGATGCCTCTTTATGATATTGCTGGCTCAACCATTCGCTGCGCTCATGGGGATCCCAGAGGTCACCTGGGCGTTCCGCACGTTGGCTATCGTGCCACTAATGCGCGGATTCATCCATCTGGATATGTATCGCCAGCAACGCGAGATGAAGTTTGCACCTTCGGTGGGGGCGGATGCTGGACCACAGCTCGCGATGACCGCCCTGGCGATTCCTTTGGCCGCCTGGTTCGGGGACTATCGCGCCGTCTTGGTGCTGACGATTTTGCAGTTTGCATTGCAGTTGCTAATTTCGCATTATGTTGCAATGCGGAGATACGCATGGCATTGGGATGCTGTCGTCGTTCGTCGCATTCTGCATTTTGGCTGGCCTCTATTAACCAACGGGTTCTTGTTGTTTGGAATTTTCCAGGGCGATCGCATGATCGTCGCGACTTGGTTCTCCATGGAAGAGTTGGGCTGGTACAGCGCCGCATTCTCGCTGACCATGATGCCGACCTTGGTGCTGGCCAAGGTGTTACGCACCTACTTCCTACCATTGCTGGCGCGCAAGAAAAATGACCTGCCCGAATTCTCGATCCTGTTTGAACGCGTCTGCATTGCCGTTGCTGGTTTGGCTGGATGCTTTGTGCTCGGGTTTATCCTAGGAGGCCCCGCCTTTCTGCAAATATTATACGGGGCTCGCTACGCACCCGCCGCTGCCGTGATTCCCTGGTTTGCAATGCTGCAAGCATTGCGACTATGTCGCGTGGGACCCAGTATTGCAGCGATGGCGCTGGGGGAAACCAAGAATATGATGTACGCAAATTTCGTACGTTGTATTTCCATTCCCGCCGGAGTGCTGTCTGCCTACCTCGGGTATTCCATTCCGTTCGTAGCCGGTTTGGCGGCGGGGGGGGAATTGCTAGCGGTCTTAGTCTCAATGTACTGTCTGTATCGGCTCTGCCACGTTCGTCGGTCGTTTCAAGTTACTACAATCACCGTATTTTTCTTCTTAGTCGCATTGGCATTGCTAGGGCGAACTACGTTTTACGGCGCGTTGAACGACTGGGGGGAGTTGACTGTGGCAGCATTGCTTGCCTTGGGGGGAGGCCTTACGATTGTGGCACTATCACCGGGCGCTAAGGAATTGGTGAGCTTAGTGTTGCATCCAAGAACGGTTGCAAATCAGAACGTATCTACGTTTGCTGCTCCAGCTGGAGCAGTCAAGCGGGTAGAAGGAGAAGCCAAAGTTGTGTAG
- a CDS encoding polysaccharide pyruvyl transferase family protein, translating into MELKISFFGAAPDTANRGVSALYASTVSRMLQLVPETRFVVFDYGLKTRSSTFTLANGTSVEIELRGARGGRRYDRVENLATMYCASRLGSLGKLLNTNVAAIDQCDAVLDVSGGDSFSDIYGSRRFYDIVYPKLIAIQRKIPLFLLPQTYGPFQGLRFRELAARAVRGAEMCWARDQHSFQILQELLGDRFDPANHRCGVDLAFGLEPRPAPEVLSVDLQRMLELNRQERPLVGFNISGLIYNDPVAAAERYGFKADYHAVVRRFLTWLLSDTDANVVLVSHVISPAGHYESDPGACQAMADELQPQFPGRIVLSPSTLDQSQLKWLIGQTDWFCGTRMHATIAALSSGVPTATVSYSDKALGVFESCGQGGAVIDPRVLETEQVLEQLTDAYQNRASARQSLSQHLPKVLGQAREQLDCIVERIRSAAQQRHRCEG; encoded by the coding sequence GTGGAATTGAAGATCTCATTTTTTGGAGCGGCACCAGATACCGCGAATCGGGGGGTCTCGGCTCTTTATGCTTCTACAGTTTCCCGCATGCTACAGCTTGTTCCTGAGACACGTTTCGTGGTGTTTGACTATGGTCTGAAAACTAGGTCTTCAACTTTTACTTTAGCAAATGGTACCTCTGTTGAAATAGAGTTGCGTGGTGCTAGAGGTGGGCGTAGGTATGATCGGGTTGAAAATCTCGCGACGATGTATTGTGCAAGTAGGCTTGGCTCGTTGGGTAAATTGTTGAATACAAACGTTGCCGCCATCGATCAATGTGACGCGGTGCTCGATGTCTCAGGAGGCGACAGTTTCAGTGATATCTACGGCTCAAGGCGTTTCTACGACATTGTTTACCCCAAGCTCATTGCTATACAGCGGAAGATTCCCTTGTTTTTATTGCCCCAGACCTACGGGCCGTTCCAAGGCCTGAGGTTTCGCGAGTTAGCTGCGCGGGCCGTGCGTGGTGCGGAGATGTGCTGGGCACGCGATCAGCACAGCTTTCAGATTCTGCAAGAATTGTTGGGGGATCGGTTTGACCCAGCTAATCATCGTTGTGGTGTCGATCTCGCTTTTGGACTTGAGCCGCGACCTGCCCCTGAAGTGCTGAGCGTCGACTTGCAGCGAATGCTGGAACTCAATCGTCAGGAGCGTCCGTTGGTGGGCTTTAATATTAGCGGTTTGATCTATAACGATCCCGTGGCGGCGGCGGAACGTTATGGTTTCAAGGCCGATTATCACGCGGTCGTCAGACGGTTTTTGACTTGGCTGTTGAGCGACACCGATGCCAATGTAGTGCTTGTCTCGCATGTGATCAGCCCCGCCGGTCACTACGAGTCCGATCCAGGCGCTTGCCAAGCGATGGCCGATGAACTCCAGCCTCAATTTCCCGGCCGAATTGTCTTGTCCCCATCAACATTGGATCAAAGTCAATTAAAGTGGTTGATTGGGCAGACCGATTGGTTTTGTGGCACACGGATGCACGCCACGATCGCTGCGTTGTCCTCGGGCGTCCCAACCGCAACGGTTTCGTACTCAGATAAAGCGCTGGGAGTTTTCGAAAGCTGCGGTCAGGGGGGGGCTGTGATTGACCCCCGCGTGCTGGAGACCGAACAAGTGCTGGAGCAATTGACCGACGCTTACCAGAACCGGGCCTCAGCGCGACAGTCGTTGTCTCAGCATCTACCGAAGGTACTCGGTCAAGCCCGGGAGCAATTGGATTGCATTGTCGAGAGGATTCGATCTGCGGCGCAGCAGCGTCACCGGTGCGAGGGGTAG
- a CDS encoding Coenzyme F420 hydrogenase/dehydrogenase, beta subunit C-terminal domain: protein MQLPVTTIEEVCARQLCTGCGVCASVEPKRFRMADALEYGRRPFLVEQPAKESGLGLQCCPGASLEHTFDPSDPELEQELIAGWGPVYDVWEGFATDDAIRLAGSSGGAATALALYCIEQGGMSGVLHTGARQDAVHLNESVYSTSREELLDRTGSRYAPASPCDGLHFIEQAAGPSVFIGKPCDVAAVKRAQEVRPELSGKVGVTLAFFCAGTPSTQGTLELLKQVGVEDPQSIEGLRYRGNGWPGKWTVRWREPSGELRSSEMTYAESWGFLQKYRQWRCYICPDHTGEFADIAVGDPWYREVQPGEPGKSLIIARTPRGREIIQAAQRSGYLTLETRDATLLPRSQPNLLGTRGGLWARLKVLHVLGAAVPNLKGFETFPFWLRALGTSQKVQSFTGTIKRVFTKQLRRKASIIETKGEA from the coding sequence ATGCAATTACCAGTAACCACCATTGAGGAAGTTTGCGCGCGGCAATTGTGCACGGGGTGTGGCGTTTGCGCGTCGGTCGAGCCCAAGCGGTTTCGGATGGCCGATGCGCTCGAGTATGGGCGGCGTCCCTTTCTGGTTGAGCAGCCTGCCAAGGAATCTGGCTTGGGACTGCAATGCTGTCCCGGCGCTAGCCTAGAGCACACCTTTGATCCGTCCGATCCCGAATTGGAGCAGGAGTTAATCGCTGGCTGGGGGCCTGTCTACGATGTATGGGAAGGCTTTGCGACCGACGATGCGATTCGGTTGGCCGGTTCCAGCGGTGGTGCGGCCACCGCTCTAGCGCTGTATTGCATCGAGCAGGGGGGCATGAGTGGCGTTCTGCACACTGGCGCTCGTCAGGACGCAGTTCACTTGAACGAGAGTGTCTATAGCACAAGCCGAGAGGAATTGCTCGATCGCACCGGTTCGCGGTACGCACCAGCCAGTCCTTGCGATGGCTTGCATTTTATCGAACAAGCCGCTGGGCCGAGCGTCTTTATCGGCAAGCCTTGCGACGTGGCGGCGGTGAAGCGAGCTCAGGAGGTGCGTCCGGAACTATCCGGAAAAGTAGGGGTGACCCTTGCCTTTTTCTGTGCGGGAACGCCTTCGACGCAGGGTACGTTGGAGCTATTGAAACAGGTGGGAGTGGAGGATCCGCAGAGCATTGAGGGGTTGCGGTATCGAGGCAATGGTTGGCCAGGTAAATGGACCGTTCGCTGGCGTGAGCCAAGTGGAGAGCTGCGCTCTTCGGAAATGACTTATGCGGAATCGTGGGGGTTCTTGCAGAAGTACCGGCAATGGCGGTGCTATATCTGTCCTGACCACACCGGTGAGTTTGCGGACATTGCGGTAGGGGACCCCTGGTATCGGGAGGTGCAGCCAGGCGAGCCGGGCAAGTCGTTGATCATTGCGCGCACACCCCGAGGCCGTGAGATCATTCAAGCAGCCCAACGCAGTGGCTATCTCACTTTGGAGACACGTGATGCAACGCTACTCCCACGTTCGCAACCCAATCTACTAGGAACCCGAGGCGGTCTTTGGGCGCGGCTCAAGGTGCTGCACGTTTTGGGCGCCGCTGTGCCGAATCTCAAGGGGTTCGAAACGTTTCCCTTTTGGTTAAGGGCACTTGGGACCAGCCAGAAGGTCCAGTCCTTTACAGGGACAATCAAGCGAGTGTTCACAAAACAATTGCGGCGCAAAGCTAGTATCATCGAGACTAAAGGGGAGGCGTGA
- a CDS encoding exopolysaccharide biosynthesis polyprenyl glycosylphosphotransferase, whose translation MSHGVAETSDRFTPDSHEGPVDVIRQRSDAAHSSSGDDASGVQAPVAREDALSPESARYQRLNIVDRHSAEALNQYCKVNTVVGNVPTRLANLAALQSVLTSLPLALADFAALFSSLFLATGIAERLFGISTQQAEMQAVFFVSLVILPIAQLAGLYPGLGISPVVEFRQLSRSLFASLLVFCGIGWFAHPQMWLFYVASGLLAFCLGTPASIAARYVARHLAKRFRFWGVPVLVLADPERGEELYRRLAKSSEQGFRPVGVLLDADNYWRAGKRLEEQGVPVFDIRRTHESALEHSVTWVIVSNCANRENAPSLDPPLAVIPNRILLSSNQLDMGLWDRLYCVGSTSGLRLGGGRPSSYKLAMKRVMDLTFTLAACLVGLPALLAMYLMVKLSSRGPVFYGQKRIGLGGREFTAWKFRTMQQDADRVLDAYLAKNPAARKEWDEKHKLSSDPRVTRIGQLLRATSFDELPQLWNVLTGEMSLVGPRPIINSPTYDACYVEHYPDEFEAYKSVRPGLTGLWQVACRNRGVYDLRIYWDMYYIRNWCVWLDMYLILRTVKTVLFREGS comes from the coding sequence ATGTCGCATGGTGTAGCAGAGACCTCAGATCGCTTTACGCCAGATTCTCATGAAGGACCAGTGGACGTGATTCGACAACGATCGGACGCTGCGCACTCGTCCAGTGGAGACGATGCTTCGGGCGTTCAAGCCCCTGTGGCAAGAGAGGATGCTCTTTCCCCGGAATCCGCCCGATACCAGCGGTTGAATATTGTCGATCGCCACTCCGCTGAGGCGCTAAACCAGTATTGCAAAGTCAACACGGTGGTTGGCAACGTGCCAACGCGGCTGGCCAATTTGGCTGCCCTGCAGAGTGTATTGACCTCGCTTCCGTTGGCACTGGCCGATTTCGCGGCGTTGTTTTCGTCGCTTTTCTTGGCCACTGGTATCGCCGAGCGTTTGTTCGGGATTTCGACGCAGCAAGCGGAGATGCAAGCGGTCTTTTTTGTGTCGCTGGTCATTCTACCGATCGCCCAATTGGCGGGACTCTATCCCGGTTTGGGGATCAGTCCCGTTGTCGAATTTCGGCAGCTTTCACGGTCGCTGTTTGCATCCTTGCTCGTATTCTGTGGTATTGGGTGGTTTGCCCATCCGCAGATGTGGTTGTTTTATGTTGCCTCTGGCTTGCTCGCCTTCTGCCTAGGTACTCCCGCCTCCATCGCCGCCCGGTATGTTGCCCGACACCTGGCCAAGCGATTCCGGTTTTGGGGAGTCCCCGTACTGGTGCTGGCCGACCCGGAGCGTGGCGAAGAGCTTTACCGTAGGTTGGCGAAGTCCTCGGAGCAGGGGTTTCGTCCGGTTGGTGTATTGCTCGATGCAGACAATTACTGGCGAGCTGGGAAGCGTTTGGAAGAGCAGGGGGTGCCCGTCTTCGATATTCGTCGGACGCATGAATCGGCTCTTGAACATAGCGTGACCTGGGTCATCGTTTCCAACTGTGCGAATCGCGAAAACGCTCCTTCACTAGACCCACCGTTGGCCGTCATTCCCAATCGTATTCTGTTGTCGTCCAACCAGCTCGATATGGGGCTGTGGGATCGTTTGTATTGTGTCGGGTCCACCAGTGGACTGCGGCTCGGCGGCGGTCGCCCCAGCTCCTACAAACTGGCGATGAAGCGGGTGATGGATCTGACGTTTACGTTGGCAGCCTGCCTCGTAGGCTTGCCGGCATTGCTGGCCATGTACTTGATGGTCAAGCTGAGTTCGCGGGGCCCGGTGTTCTACGGTCAGAAGCGAATTGGACTCGGAGGGCGTGAGTTCACCGCTTGGAAGTTCCGGACGATGCAGCAGGATGCAGACCGGGTGCTGGATGCGTACTTAGCCAAGAATCCCGCCGCCCGCAAGGAATGGGATGAGAAGCACAAGTTGTCGAGCGACCCACGCGTTACCCGTATCGGGCAACTGCTGCGAGCGACCAGTTTTGATGAGTTGCCACAGTTGTGGAATGTGTTGACGGGTGAGATGAGTCTGGTCGGGCCACGTCCGATTATCAATTCCCCAACCTACGACGCCTGCTACGTCGAGCACTATCCGGACGAGTTCGAAGCTTACAAATCGGTGCGTCCAGGGCTGACCGGCTTGTGGCAAGTCGCCTGCCGAAATCGCGGCGTCTACGACTTGCGCATCTACTGGGACATGTACTACATTCGCAATTGGTGCGTATGGCTCGACATGTATCTAATCCTACGAACCGTCAAAACCGTCCTATTCCGCGAAGGTTCCTAG
- a CDS encoding sulfotransferase domain-containing protein: MCSKIATNVEAEQSDCSSLNLDFMIIGAGKSGTTSLYGYLLRHPGVFLPELKEPEFFSRGEVYKRGMQWYASLFCDAPPGVLRGEASTTYSRWPHTLDAPQLIQEHTTTRKFIYLVREPVARAYSHYRHHMRDKVTMTFEQALQRDEIYFDCGDYMMQIDRYLRYFEADDLLVIQNEHLQKKPQDTLAKVQSFLGLEERDLTAAGVERRNLGEDDYALRYKAKRLMQSLPGAMALKSRIPQSWRTAVFDRLRRTRFAAQVREENQPSPLLPETKKALSARYEPSVRRLEAFLQCDLSHWRCH, translated from the coding sequence TTGTGTAGTAAGATAGCGACGAACGTCGAGGCGGAACAGTCGGATTGCAGCTCCCTTAACCTCGATTTTATGATTATCGGTGCTGGGAAATCGGGGACGACGTCGCTGTACGGGTACCTGTTGCGGCACCCTGGTGTGTTCCTGCCTGAATTGAAAGAGCCTGAGTTTTTTAGTCGTGGCGAAGTCTACAAGCGAGGGATGCAGTGGTATGCATCCCTGTTCTGTGACGCTCCCCCAGGGGTGCTTCGCGGCGAGGCATCCACGACGTACAGCAGATGGCCGCATACGTTGGATGCGCCCCAGTTGATCCAGGAGCACACTACAACGCGGAAGTTCATTTATCTCGTTCGCGAACCGGTGGCAAGGGCCTACTCGCACTACCGGCATCACATGCGTGATAAGGTGACCATGACGTTCGAGCAGGCGCTCCAACGGGATGAAATCTACTTTGATTGTGGCGACTATATGATGCAGATCGATCGCTACTTGAGATACTTCGAGGCAGACGATTTGCTGGTGATTCAGAACGAGCATTTGCAGAAAAAACCGCAGGATACGCTCGCTAAAGTGCAGAGTTTCTTGGGCTTGGAGGAACGCGATTTGACTGCTGCAGGGGTGGAGCGACGGAACTTGGGGGAAGATGACTATGCCTTGCGGTACAAGGCGAAACGCTTGATGCAAAGTCTGCCGGGTGCGATGGCATTGAAATCACGTATCCCTCAGAGCTGGCGAACGGCGGTGTTTGACCGATTGCGTAGGACACGCTTTGCTGCACAGGTGCGTGAGGAGAATCAGCCTAGTCCTCTTTTGCCTGAAACGAAGAAGGCATTGAGTGCGCGATACGAACCTTCGGTCCGGCGTTTGGAGGCGTTTTTGCAGTGCGACCTTAGTCACTGGCGGTGCCACTAA